One part of the Chrysemys picta bellii isolate R12L10 chromosome 14, ASM1138683v2, whole genome shotgun sequence genome encodes these proteins:
- the MARVELD3 gene encoding MARVEL domain-containing protein 3 encodes MAERERRRPQQPGRARAASGPPRGPREEPPPVLPSPIRGPSCERPECYQAEPSGLLECYQCRYLCTARACCQLVEVLLTMLILICSSVSYSSTGGYTGIPSLGGIYYYQYGGAYSGFDGAEGEKAQQLDTQFYQLKLPTARAAMAVGGALMAFSCLLVLVGVLRLPWHFPAWLLLECTLDILIALGFLPALYFYFHHLLDAYDSPVCKEREHLYQSKGYQGFSCSVHGAEIAAGLFSCIAIVAFLVSAGLAIRGYKTVRQLREKPVQMYEF; translated from the exons ATGGCGGAGCGCGAGCGGAGGCGGCCCCAGCAGCCGGGCAGGGCGCGCGCGGCGAGCGGCCCCCCCCGGGGCCCCCG TGAGGAGCCCCCACCTGTGTTGCCATCCCCCATACGTGGACCCAGCTGCGAGAGGCCGGAGTGCTACCAGGCAGAGCCGTCGGGCCTGCTGGAGTGTTACCAGTGCCGCTACCTGTGCACAGCCAGAG CTTGCTGCCAGCTCGTGGAAGTTCTGCTGACCATGCTGATCCTGATCTGCAGCTCTGTGTCCTACAGCTCGACAGGCGGTTACACCGGCATTCCCAGCTTGGGGGGCATTTACTACTACCAGTATGGAGGGGCTTATAGTGGCTttgatggggcagagggggaaaaagcCCAGCAACTTGACACACAGTTCTACCAATTAAAGCTGCCGACAGCAAGGGCAGCAATGGCTGTGGGAGGGGCCCTGATGGCCTTCTCTTGCCTTCTGGTTTTGGTTGGTGTGCTACGGCTGCCATGGCATTtcccagcctggctgctgctcGAATGCACCCTGGACATATTGATTGCACTTGGCTTCCTGCCTGCTCTCTACTTCTACTTCCACCATCTGTTGGATGCCTACGATTCTCCAGTGTGCAAAGAGAGAGAGCATCTCTACCAAAGCAAAGGCTACCAAGGCTTCAGCTGCAGTGTGCATGGGGCAGAGATCGCAGCTGGGCTCTTTAGCTGCATTGCCATTGTGGCATTCTTGGTCAGTGCTGGCCTTGCTATCAGGGGATACAAAACAGTTCGTCAGCTGAGAGAGAAGCCAGTGCAGATGTATGAGTTTTAG